DNA sequence from the Paenibacillus physcomitrellae genome:
GGCTCACGTCCCTTGGTTGTCAGATGTATAAACATGGAGGCAAGCTCAGGCAACACACGACCCGGCCTTAGATAACTCTTATCTAAGGCCGGGTCGCGTCGTAGATGCGGGAACGTTATATGGAAGAGCTGTTATTATATTAAAATTCTATAATCAAAAGGTTACAAGGATACAAGAGTAATTGTACGTGTATGTAAATAAAGGTAAAATATAACTACAATTGAATCTAGGTGGGCATGGCTTCCCCATCCCCTAACACCATATTCACAATCGGGGCATCCGCCCAAGCGCCCTTTCCGCGAATGCATATGATGATTATGCCTATACACTGAAAGGAGCGATAACATATGGGACTTTTTTCAACCCCAGGAACCGGCGGAGGATTCCCGGGATCCCCGAGTGGATCTGGCGTGTCGGGAGGAACGGGTTTTCCAGGCGGATTTACGGGGGGATTCCCCGGAGGATTTCCGGGAGGTGTTCAAGCACCGTCTTCTCCTCCACCGCAATTTTTACCCCAAATGTCGGCCACCACATTTGCCATTGACCCCGGCGCGATCAGAGGCTGCTTATTCCGAAACACATACGTTTGGCTGAACAACGGCGAACAATTCTGGTTCTTCCCGATATTCGTCGGGCGTAATTCTGTTGCAGGGTTTAGATGGTTTGGTTTCTTCTGGGCATACTTTGGCATTGATTTGAATCGGATTCGTTCGTTCACGTGCTTCTAAGCCGACTGCGAAAAAGAATAGCCTTCGGGCACAGCGATCCCCTTAGGATAAGAGCGATCTAAGGGGGATCGGCGTCGTGAGTATAAGAGCATATCGAGATCTACGCAAACATATAGAAAAAGTGAGAGATTGGATTTAGACTTTCACAAAGCTACCAGCCTGCCGGAAGCAAGTAATCCTGCAGCCAGTTACACTAATTTTGTAATTGTAAACGGGCTGATGTTTGTTTCCGGTAAGGGGCCTAGCGGCAGCCCGAAAGGGAAGCTCGGCAGTACATATACAACACAAGAAGGATATGAATTTGCAAGACAAACCGGAAACAAAGTCATAAATATAAAAGGGGAATTAATCATAGGCTGCTGTTGATATTACCCTTCAATTTGGAGGAATGACATGTATTTAAAATCAATTTTATCGTCTTTAGTTCTGTTGGTTGTGGGCAATCTATTGATTGCTTTAAGTTTAGCCAAGGGCGAGGATTGGGCAGCAACAATGATACCGACAGATTACGGGGTTTCAATTGCTTATAAGAGCGGGATCATTATGGCAGTGAAATTAACTTTGTTATTAACGGGAATCTATTTCTTGTTGGCTTCGTTAATATTATTTGTCATATCGACATTTTTTATGATTCGAAGGAACCAAAATAAATAGGATGCCCATTACAGTGGGTATTTACCAACATGTAAATAAAGGAGAAATATAACTCGATTAAATACGCCTCGATCGGAGCTGATAATTTGCTAATGTATATCATTCTTTCAATTGGATGTCTATTCTCATTAGCCGCGAACTTCAGGCATAAGAAAGAAGAATATTTGAATCACATTCTAATAACGATTATGGTGTATTGTTTCTTCTTTATAATCGTAAGAATCAATCAAACATTAATGCCTCCTCTTTACAGCACAACTCCAATAACCATCCTGGTGTTGATTTCCTTAATTACTTTATTAATCTATCAATTTAGACAATCGGATTTGAATCGGTAAC
Encoded proteins:
- a CDS encoding transporter, which gives rise to MGLFSTPGTGGGFPGSPSGSGVSGGTGFPGGFTGGFPGGFPGGVQAPSSPPPQFLPQMSATTFAIDPGAIRGCLFRNTYVWLNNGEQFWFFPIFVGRNSVAGFRWFGFFWAYFGIDLNRIRSFTCF